Proteins found in one Arachis stenosperma cultivar V10309 chromosome 8, arast.V10309.gnm1.PFL2, whole genome shotgun sequence genomic segment:
- the LOC130946602 gene encoding uncharacterized protein LOC130946602: MDNGEDNGVNGAGGTTTKEEQEEALVALIEHRTREVKNLRHRLSYYKSQLEEAEKRLQDSETKLARLRGQTNNAVSSRSSLDNGIKTVKVERRSSSPTDRNEDSSKKHHQSKPELLIPAVQPKTSQPTPPRSSTKAAVTSGSEASPSVHSSGSRVKSEISQRPSSEKKSTEDKDRGTKRKFEQKEHKELIPLIRKSSSAKLVYCHTSNHISSQHKRKLRSLAYCPVNDNLFVTSALDGGLNLWQIQARGSSASRLSSTDCSSSKQRRWPEDLAWHPDGNRLFAVYSADGGDSQVSVMNLNKGRGGDRVRYLEDKPHVKGIINGIVFPPWEDTCFLTGGSDHAVVLWSEQDGEKWKPKALHRNLHSSAVMGVAGLHHKQIVLSAGADKRIFGFDVRAGRADYRHQVDTKCMSVLPNPCDFNLFMVQTGTHEKQLRLYDIRLRQTELHAFGWKQESSDSQSALINQAWSPDGLYISSGSVDPVIHIFDIRYNAHKPSQSIRAHQKRVFKATWLQSMPVLISISSDLNIGLHKIS, translated from the exons ATGGATAACGGCGAAGATAACGGCGTTAACGGCGCCGGCGGAACCACTACCAAGGAGGAGCAAGAGGAGGCATTGGTAGCTCTCATCGAACACCGTACTCGCGAAGTCAAAAACCTCCGTCACCGCCTCTCCTATTACAAATCGcag CTTGAGGAAGCAGAAAAAAGGCTGCAAGATTCCGAGACAAAATTGGCTCGTCTTCGAGGTCAAACTAATAATGCTGTGTCATCTAGAAGTTCCTTAGACAATGGAATTAAAACTGTGAAGGTAGAACGTAGATCAAGCAGTCCAACAGATAGAAATGAAGATTCTTCCAAAAAACACCATCAATCCAAACCAGAACTTCTTATTCCTGCCGTGCAACCAAAAACTTCGCAACCTACACCGCCAAGATCTTCTACAAAAGCTGCCGTAACTTCTGGTTCTGAAGCAAGTCCATCAGTTCACAGTTCTGGTTCTAGAGTAAAATCTGAAATATCCCAAAGACCTTCTTCTGAGAAGAAGAGTACTGAAGACAAGGACAGAGGGACCAAAAGGAAGTTTG AGCAAaaagaacacaaggaattgattCCTTTAATACGCAAAAGTTCTTCAGCAAAGTTGGTATATTGTCATACAAGCAACCATATCTCAAGTCAACATAAGAGGAAATTGCGGAGTCTTGCTTATTGTCCTGTAAATGATAATCTTTTCGTGACCAG TGCTTTGGATGGAGGGCTCAACTTGTGGCAAATTCAGGCTAGGGG ATCATCAGCCTCCCGACTTAGCTCTACTGATTGTTCATCCTCAAAGCAGCGGAGATGGCCGGAAGATTTAGCCTGGCACCCAGATGGAAACAGGCTATTTGCAGTATACAGCGCCGATGGGGGAGACTCTCAAGTATCAGTTATGAATCTGAATAAAGGTCGAGGG GGAGATCGAGTAAGATACTTAGAGGACAAGCCGCATGTTAAGGGTATTATCAATGGCATTGTTTTTCCTCCCTGGGAAGATACATGTTTCCTAACTGGCGGAAGTGACCATGCTGTTGTGCTTTGGAGCGAACAAGATGGCGAGAAATGGAAGCCAAAAGCATTGCACAGGAATCTTCATTCTTCTGCTGTCATGGGTGTTGCTGGTCTACATCATAAACAGATTGTGTTGTCTGCTGGTGCCGACAAGAGAATATTCGGGTTTGATGTTCGTGCTGGTAGAGCAGATTACAGGCATCAAGTCGATACTAAATGCATGAGTGTCCTACCCAATCCATGTGACTTCAATTTATTCATGGTTCAAACAGG gaCTCATGAGAAGCAGCTTAGGTTATATGATATTCGACTGAGGCAGACAGAACTTCATGCTTTCGGATGGAAGCAAGAAAGTAGCGATTCTCAATCGGCTCTGATAAATCAAGCTTGGTCTCCTGATGGACTATACATATCATCTGGTTCAGTAGATCCTGTTATCCACATATTCGACATCAGGTACAACGCTCACAAGCCTTCACAGTCGATAAGAGCGCATCAGAAGCGCGTCTTCAAAGCAACATGGCTTCAGTCAATGCCTGTTCTCATTTCCATATCTTCGGATCTCAATATTGGATTGCACAAAATTTCATAG
- the LOC130946603 gene encoding uncharacterized protein LOC130946603, translated as MEEKTEGMNTQENNLAGFIFMCNQTTKPECYRFRVFGLPVGRKEVVEKIKPGAYLFLFDTNLKLLYGTYTATSSGRLRIQPLAFGQKFPAQVSFKIDTDCIPLPENVFKHAIKDNYQNDSRKFNPELNITQVRSLLSLFRPLPGFSTPPMHPVLETSSHPPANNAVISRSSLEETIMSKISHKHNQVPRQLNHEHVNEVKQPTSYSYPVISIVPNSVAAESVPCQALVNQILPPTSSLPLEGTYATGIGSGSISPLPDHQYTHPNIQPAKAELNSSQVNSSNGYAQSWQDPQHVYHNIQHPHPEFHSSAMTMGSSQAYSAQGPQYLHYSNPQPPPDFHSQAANAGNGHATQVMWDPRYAQQNVPTPQTADPYLTAVNMNSGYPQQTYQSDFSSSAVNTDHANVMMQSNPSSSYYYPYISQAVASAPYQGSWPMQVPVSGDQQIGMGNQYYAYQPSMQTHNNIASTQTQENGVSHNMYSTYSYIPNAQSNVQM; from the exons ATGGAAGAAAAAACAGAGGGCATGAATACTCAGGAAAATAACCTTGCTGGCTTTATCTTCATGTGCAATCAAACGACAAAGCCGGAGTGTTACCGGTTTCGAGTTTTTGGGCTTCCTGTGGGGAGAAAGGAAGTTGTAGAGAAGATAAAACCTGGTGCTTACCTCTTTCTGTTTGACACTAATCTGAAGCTTCTCTATGGAACATATACAGCCACCTCAAGTGGGAGGTTGAGGATACAACCATTAGCTTTCGGTCAGAAATTCCCTGCTCAG gTGAGTTTCAAAATTGACACGGACTGTATACCCTTGCCTGAGAATGTCTTTAAACATGCCATCAAAGATAATTACCAGAATGATTCCAGAAAATTTAATCCTGAACTCAATATTACACAA GTAAGAAGTCTATTATCATTGTTTCGGCCATTACCCGGATTTTCAACTCCACCGATGCATCCTGTTTTGGAGACATCTTCTCATCCTCCAGCAAATAATGCTGTTATATCGAGGTCCTCTCTTGAGGAGACAATAATGTCTAAGATTTCACATAAACATAATCAAGTACCAAGGCAGTTGAACCATGAACATGTAAATGAAGTCAAGCAGCCTACAAGTTATTCCTATCCTGTCATTAGTATAGTGCCAAACTCAGTTGCAGCAGAGTCTGTGCCGTGCCAAGCTTTAGTGAATCAGATTTTGCCTCCAACGAGTTCGCTCCCTTTGGAGGGTACATATGCCACTGGCATTGGTAGTGGCTCTATTTCACCACTTCCAGATCATCAATATACACATCCGAATATTCAGCCTGCGAAAGCTGAATTAAATTCATCCCAGGTGAATAGCAGCAATGGTTATGCTCAGTCTTGGCAAGATCCTCAACATGTATATCATAATATCCAGCATCCACACCCTGAATTTCATTCGTCTGCCATGACTATGGGTAGTAGTCAGGCTTATTCGGCCCAAGGTCCTCAATATCTGCATTACAGTAACCCACAGCCGCCTCCTGATTTTCATTCCCAAGCGGCGAATGCAGGCAATGGTCATGCTACTCAAGTGATGTGGGACCCTCGCTATGCACAACAGAATGTCCCAACCCCCCAAACTGCTGATCCATATTTGACCGCGGTGAATATGAACAGCGGTTATCCTCAACAGACATATCAGTCTGATTTCAGTTCTTCTGCGGTGAACACAGACCATGCAAATGTCATGATGCAGTCGAATCCTTCATCATCATATTATTATCCTTACATTTCTCAAGCAGTTGCCTCTGCCCCATATCAAGG GTCTTGGCCAATGCAAGTGCCAGTATCAGGTGATCAACAAATTGGCATGGGAAATCAGTACTATGCTTATCAGCCATCCATGCAGACACACAACAATATTGCTTCTACACAAACACAAGAGAATGGTGTTAGCCATAACATGTATTCAACATATTCATATATTCCTAATGCTCAATCAAATGTCCAAATGTGA